From Aspergillus luchuensis IFO 4308 DNA, chromosome 2, nearly complete sequence:
GATAGACCTTCTTTCAGACCTCCAATGGCAAGTTTCTCGTCAAGAGCCTCCCCCGACACTTTGAACATTCCTTCTTCCGTGAGGATTTGCTCGAGCCATACTACGAATATATGAGTGCCCATCGCAATTCTTTATTGGTATGGATTACAGACTATGTATATGCACCATATCAGACGGTCGGGAGCCTGATAGGGTCCACGCCAgcccatcacatcatcatggatAATATTCTGTACGGGAAGACCGAGGACCCAAACGCCGATCAATGGGAGAAATACGATCTTAAGCCCATTGACTATTTCTATCCAGAGCGGGACTTGGTGCCCGAACCACTGGTCAGCGAAGACACATTGCGGAAGCTTGCTGATCAATTTGACGACAAGATCCGGCTGTCGCAAGAACAATACGAGTCCCTGAAGCAAGTCTTGAAAGCTGACACGGACTTTCTCCGCTCGTCCAATGCAGTTGATTACTCTCTTTTCCTCATACGGTTTCCGGCCTCCTCGCAGCCCGAGGTTGTTGGTAGGCATGCTCCGTGGCGCATCGGCGTAGAGTCTGCAGATGGCAAATGGAAGTATCGTGCCGTGTTGTTGGATTTCTTCTGGGCAAGACACAAATTGCACGCCCAGGCCATGACGGGGGTAATTCAGACATTCAATGTCATTGGTCGCCAGGGGCCAATGACAATTACGACGACGGCCGACGAATACCAACAGAAGTTTCTGGCTATGGTGGATTCGATGGTGGAAGTACAGCAGTCTTGATAGACGTAATCATACAATACCTAAAAAGATGTTGTTTGACGCACGCGCGCTCTGCAATTAATATCATGTATGTTGTATCCGAAATGGAaattcttggtcttctcgcATTGACTCATGACACCGTTTATCAAGCACCCAGATGACCAACGGTCGGCCCGGAACGGGCTTTTCTATCGACAATCTATCAATTACCGGAATCTGTGAGGCAGAGACAATCTATGTTATCTGCCAATTCGCTCAAAGAAGTCATCTCTCCTTGCTGCCttagaagcagaagatctgGTCCTCAAGCTTGCTGACGGGACGAGCCTTGGTGTATCCGAGAGACTCGGTAGCCTTCTTCATGGCGCTGACCATGGGGGGAGGACCGCAGAGCAGGATCTTGATGTCACTAGCGGGGGCAGGAAGGCGCTCCTAAAGGGTTTAGTTAGTGGGCCGTGCTGGAAGACACTGACTGAAGATTCAACAAACCTTGATCATGTCAGGGGTGACgaaaccaacaccaccggtCCAACCCTCaggggggttgttgaggaCGTAGTAGATGCGGAAGCCGTCGTCCTCCTTGGCCAGCTGCTCGAGCTCTTCCTTCATGAGGATATCGTCGGGGTTCACGTTGGCGAAGATCAAGTCAACCTGGGTGGTGTCGTTTCCACCGTTACGGGGACGGTTGCGGATGATagccttgatgatctggtaCATGGGGGTGATACCAGTACCACCAGCGATCATACCAATGTGACGGCACATGTTGGGAGTGTACACCATGGCGCCCTTGGGGCCACGGACCTTCATGGTCTGACCAACCTCCAGGGTGGTCAAGTACTTGGAGATGTTACCCTGGGGGTAGGCCTTGACAAGGAGATCGAAGTAACCAGCCTCGTTGTCAGAAGAGATGGGGGTGTAGGAGCGGACGACCTCCTTACCGCCAATGGTGGCGGCAAGCGAGATGTGCTGACCGATGGGCAGACCCAGGATATCGGTAGGACGGGGCAAGGCGAAACGGTAGACAGTGACATTGTGGGAGATgtcgttcttctccttcagggtGAAGTGCTGGAAATCACCGGGGTTGAGGACCTTTCTGGGCTCTAAAGAAATTGTTGGGACATGTCAGAAGACCGCAAGTAAAGTCATACGATCGGCGACTCCTGTACATACTGTTGCTGAAGACCTTCCAGCCGACCAGGACCGCGGCCAGAGCGACGGCAAAGGGGGTCAATTCctgcttgaagaagaaagttCCGGCGACAAAGAGGGCCGAGGGGATGAAGGCCCCGGTAATGTTGTCGGGGGAGAAAGCACTGTTTTGCGACAACTTTTGTTAGCCACCCGTCAATCGCGGAGCGAGTAGCACGCGCACATACCTCATGTTGGCAATTACTCCAGCAACCCCTAGGGAACTTGAAAAGGAAtagaaaacagaaaaaggagCAAAGGGGAGGAatgagggggggaagagggaagaggaggagggagaggtaagtaatgagagggagaggatgtgaggagatgaggagagagtCGGGTTTTGTGACGGTAATTTTCGGTGTCGGTCACGGGAAGACAGTCCCGATCGGGCCACTGGAtcggcttatcgataagTTTGTTGAGGCAAAATCAATTGATTATCGATGGAGATAATGATTAGAGTACAATAAAAGGAATATGAACTCCTGTCATGAATCGATTATAACCACGATTACCACAGAATAATCAACAAATATCATGGCAATATCAATCACATTTCCGACGTGCGGAGAAGTCTCATACAGTCAGCATGTGAACAAGCCAACTCATATAGTGCGCGGAATCAGTCCCGTTGAGGATTTGCTTTCCTGGGGTAACCATTCCCGTCTTTGTTCACAATTCCCTCgctgttcttctttttcctatCTCGACAAATAATTCCGTCCTCCTTAGCTAGCTCAACTGATCCTTCAGTGGAGCCCATCGACTGTCCGCTAGTCTAGTCAATCCTTCTTCCACACAGTCTCATAGACACATCTAAACCGGCCGACAAAAAGCCATGGC
This genomic window contains:
- a CDS encoding phosphatidylinositol phosphate kinase family protein (COG:S;~EggNog:ENOG410PS7C;~InterPro:IPR027483,IPR002498,IPR023610,IPR027484;~PFAM:PF01504;~TransMembrane:1 (o29-47i);~go_function: GO:0016307 - phosphatidylinositol phosphate kinase activity [Evidence IEA];~go_process: GO:0046488 - phosphatidylinositol metabolic process [Evidence IEA]) produces the protein MGSSRRQKALSKSIQLALFRDPATFRKTLIGRILAFFSIFYIKLFRYGSHLFRKLRSETWEIDENEYKASFRDEKKTVPLKPMGDLGMSGSTFFQTSNGKFLVKSLPRHFEHSFFREDLLEPYYEYMSAHRNSLLVWITDYVYAPYQTVGSLIGSTPAHHIIMDNILYGKTEDPNADQWEKYDLKPIDYFYPERDLVPEPLVSEDTLRKLADQFDDKIRLSQEQYESLKQVLKADTDFLRSSNAVDYSLFLIRFPASSQPEVVGRHAPWRIGVESADGKWKYRAVLLDFFWARHKLHAQAMTGVIQTFNVIGRQGPMTITTTADEYQQKFLAMVDSMVEVQQS
- the CBR1 gene encoding cytochrome b5 reductase family protein (COG:M;~EggNog:ENOG410PFSQ;~InterPro:IPR001834,IPR001709,IPR001433,IPR017927, IPR008333,IPR017938,IPR039261;~PFAM:PF00175,PF00970;~TransMembrane:1 (o30-47i);~go_function: GO:0016491 - oxidoreductase activity [Evidence IEA];~go_process: GO:0055114 - oxidation-reduction process [Evidence IEA]), which codes for MSAFSPDNITGAFIPSALFVAGTFFFKQELTPFAVALAAVLVGWKVFSNKPRKVLNPGDFQHFTLKEKNDISHNVTVYRFALPRPTDILGLPIGQHISLAATIGGKEVVRSYTPISSDNEAGYFDLLVKAYPQGNISKYLTTLEVGQTMKVRGPKGAMVYTPNMCRHIGMIAGGTGITPMYQIIKAIIRNRPRNGGNDTTQVDLIFANVNPDDILMKEELEQLAKEDDGFRIYYVLNNPPEGWTGGVGFVTPDMIKERLPAPASDIKILLCGPPPMVSAMKKATESLGYTKARPVSKLEDQIFCF